The Bacteroidota bacterium genome includes a window with the following:
- the rpoN gene encoding RNA polymerase factor sigma-54, which produces MLRQGLYQKLLQKLSPQQIQLMKLLQLPTVALEQRIKEELEINPALEEGDENDEEENKDDLAEDDDGLFEEGEEKDTKDDFALEDYMNEDEGISYKERVNNSPADEERRESPLSQGPGFHDQLLTQLGLQPLDDHHYNVGAYLIGNIDEDGYMRRELAAIVDDIAFAQNITTTEEELKELLELIHTFDPAGVGARDLQECLLLQLQRKIPKTAEVVLAMRVVQEHMEEFSKKHYDKIARRLGVDDDSLKRVIREITNLNPKPGGATGDTARAVQDVVPDFVVTNNDGKLDLTLNDRNMPELRVSGMYAGMLSEYARSKDKSNKEAATFIKQKIDSAKWFMDALRQRQQTLLLTMQTILEYQYDYFVEGDETLLKPMILKDIADRVGLDISTVSRVANSKYVQTQFGTFLLKTFFSESLSTDSGEEVSTREVKKILSDCIGAEDKRKPLTDDRLAKILKDKGYNIARRTVAKYREQLDIPVARLRKEL; this is translated from the coding sequence ATGCTACGACAGGGACTATACCAGAAATTACTCCAGAAATTATCGCCGCAGCAAATACAGCTGATGAAGTTGCTGCAGCTTCCTACCGTTGCGCTTGAACAACGCATCAAGGAGGAACTGGAAATAAATCCTGCGCTCGAAGAAGGAGATGAGAATGATGAAGAAGAAAATAAAGATGATCTCGCTGAAGATGATGATGGATTATTTGAAGAAGGAGAAGAGAAGGACACGAAGGATGATTTTGCATTGGAAGATTACATGAATGAAGATGAGGGAATTTCTTATAAGGAACGTGTAAATAATTCTCCGGCCGATGAAGAGCGAAGGGAATCTCCATTATCGCAGGGCCCCGGATTTCATGATCAGCTGCTCACGCAACTCGGATTGCAGCCGCTCGATGATCATCATTATAACGTAGGAGCATATCTCATCGGGAATATTGATGAGGATGGTTATATGCGTAGAGAACTTGCAGCGATCGTAGATGATATTGCATTCGCGCAGAACATCACGACCACTGAAGAAGAGTTGAAAGAATTACTCGAACTCATCCACACGTTCGATCCTGCGGGAGTAGGCGCACGCGATCTGCAGGAATGTTTGTTGCTGCAGTTGCAGCGGAAAATTCCGAAGACGGCAGAAGTGGTGCTCGCCATGCGCGTGGTGCAGGAACACATGGAAGAATTTTCCAAAAAACATTACGATAAAATTGCGCGTCGACTCGGTGTAGATGATGATTCATTGAAGCGTGTCATTCGCGAGATCACGAATCTCAATCCGAAACCCGGCGGCGCTACCGGTGATACCGCACGTGCCGTGCAGGATGTGGTTCCTGATTTTGTGGTTACCAATAATGACGGGAAACTTGATCTTACACTCAATGATCGCAATATGCCGGAGTTGCGCGTGAGCGGAATGTACGCGGGTATGCTCTCGGAATACGCGCGCAGCAAAGACAAGAGCAATAAAGAAGCCGCGACGTTCATCAAACAGAAAATTGATTCTGCAAAATGGTTTATGGATGCATTGCGCCAACGTCAGCAAACGTTGTTACTCACGATGCAAACCATTCTCGAATACCAGTATGATTATTTTGTGGAGGGCGATGAAACTTTATTGAAACCGATGATCCTGAAAGATATTGCAGACAGGGTGGGGCTCGACATTTCAACGGTGTCGCGCGTGGCGAACAGTAAATATGTGCAAACACAATTCGGCACTTTCCTGCTGAAAACATTTTTCTCCGAATCACTTTCCACTGATTCAGGCGAAGAAGTTTCGACGCGTGAAGTGAAAAAAATTCTTTCCGATTGCATTGGTGCCGAAGACAAACGCAAACCGCTGACCGACGATCGCCTTGCAAAAATTCTCAAGGACAAAGGGTACAACATTGCGAGAAGAACGGTTGCAAAGTACCGCGAACAGCTCGATATTCCTGTTGCGCGGCTGAGGAAGGAGTTGTAA
- a CDS encoding type IX secretion system membrane protein PorP/SprF: MKKYFLHIAIAGLCFSTTLIRAQQLPHYSQYMLNDYVMNPAIGGKNPYFIGMSANRYQWGGITDAPRTYILSCHGPMKYDHMGIGGQLFTDIVGPTRRTGFYMSYAYHAPLTDKIKLSFGLSAGILQFMVDGQKITLHDPGDLILTNSLQSVLTPDFGAGFYLYSDHWWVGASCLQIQQSKLKFFDYMSNTTSILTRTYYGMMGYRQPIGDDFIIEASALMKYVHPAPFQFDVSLRGIYKGKFWIGASYRNLDAYDLFAGFVMRENLMFGYAYDLTYTNLANYSTGTHELVIGIKFNEHGVKKGDGSTPQFN, translated from the coding sequence ATGAAAAAATATTTTCTCCATATTGCAATTGCAGGGTTGTGCTTCAGTACAACCTTGATCCGTGCGCAGCAATTGCCGCATTACAGCCAGTACATGCTCAACGATTATGTGATGAACCCGGCGATAGGGGGGAAGAATCCTTATTTCATTGGAATGTCTGCTAACCGTTACCAGTGGGGAGGAATTACTGATGCGCCGAGAACATACATTCTCAGTTGTCATGGCCCGATGAAATACGATCACATGGGAATAGGCGGGCAATTGTTCACTGACATTGTTGGCCCAACACGACGCACCGGATTTTATATGTCGTATGCGTATCACGCGCCGCTTACGGATAAAATAAAATTGTCGTTCGGACTTTCCGCAGGAATACTTCAGTTTATGGTGGACGGACAAAAAATAACTTTACATGATCCTGGCGATCTTATTCTCACCAATTCATTGCAGTCGGTGCTCACTCCCGATTTCGGTGCAGGATTTTATCTGTACAGTGATCATTGGTGGGTGGGCGCATCATGCCTGCAGATCCAACAGAGTAAATTGAAATTCTTCGATTACATGTCGAACACCACAAGTATTTTAACGCGTACTTATTATGGGATGATGGGATATCGGCAGCCGATCGGCGATGATTTTATCATTGAAGCATCGGCGCTCATGAAATATGTTCATCCTGCTCCGTTCCAGTTCGACGTGAGTTTGCGCGGAATTTACAAAGGGAAATTCTGGATTGGCGCTTCGTATAGAAATCTTGATGCGTACGATCTTTTCGCCGGATTTGTGATGCGCGAAAACCTGATGTTCGGTTATGCCTACGATCTTACGTACACTAATCTTGCAAATTATTCAACGGGCACACACGAGCTGGTGATCGGAATAAAATTCAATGAGCACGGTGTGAAAAAAGGAGATGGGTCGACACCGCAATTCAACTGA
- a CDS encoding gliding motility-associated C-terminal domain-containing protein: MKQHLLVLVFFFSLPLSIFAGNKYWVGGSGRWNDPNHWSIVANGKPGTGIPSSTDNVILGTDLSSATDSVFIDDHVFALDFSVNDLPGAAKIILCGNGEIHIGGNISIGIIFNDRFSGKWILQDEFGGMRDNSTALIKTNGQVFTGEFIFNADKKIESTYSVSDKLYVNNSITINVNAELLVGENSTVVSKQIISAGSLINQGGRVLASNDDPAAQRNSNPQNPQTHTVTTVVTPNLCNGQCNATATAVVSGGSGTFTYLWSNSQTTQTATGLCAGTYLVVVTDVVFGDQVPAFAIVTDPPPIVIFFSSVAPLCSGQCNGSITASAAGGTGAFSYLWAPGGQTTATINGQCAGGYTITVTDANGCTLTQTFNLTQPNPLVANGTSANVNCFAACNGTASVAPTGGTAPYTYSWSPGGQTTPAVSGLCPGTYTCTITDAHNCTTTYVATITQPPALTVTMSHTNASCFGVCDGTATGTVSGGTSPYVYSWLPGLQVTPTINGQCAGTYTLNVTDANGCTVQGTVTITQPAQLFVAPTGVNITCFNACNGTAAANASGGTSPYTYNWSPSGGTGPTASNLCPGTYTVNVTDANGCTASGQVTINQPTQLLSNATGINITCFGACNGSATSNPSGGTSPYTYNWMPGSLNTQTIFGLCPGSYTLTVTDANNCTANATITITQPNQLFAGASHTNVSCNAACDGTATATPSGGVSPYSYNWQPGNFSTSTISGLCPGTYTLTVTDANGCTATQNVTITQPNPLSVTINSTQITCNSNCNGTAAAVVAGGSPTFTYLWSPGGQTTSSISALCVGTYTVDVTDANGCTTSAQVTLNQPSALILTPAFSNASCSGNCNGSASVTPSGGTSPYTYLWSPGAQTTSSINNLCAGTYTCNVTDAAGCTGQDIITITEPNALLANVTSINVSCNGGCNGSATANPNGGTGPYTYLWMPGGQTTNNVSGLCAGNYTVTITDVNGCTVNQQVNITQPPPLLAVVTSTTSSCNICNGTATVSPSGGTAPFAYFWTPAGGTNPTATNLCIGNYTVTVTDAGGCTATAIAVITPVVNIAVTTSGSNLTCFGSCNGTASANASGGTGPYSYNWSPIGQNTQTVSALCAGSYTVTATDANGCFNTDTITFLDPPLLTATTTNTNASCNAVCDATATATPSGGTGGYSYSWMPGGQTTQTATNLCAGSYTLTVTDANGCTVTQTITVTEPSLIVANQTVTNANCTLCDGSITANPSGGFGPYTYSWAPGAQTTQTISSLCPGIYTLTITDATGCSVNTQIAVSNIAGPTVTATSTNASCNAVCDGTGTATVTAGVSPYTYDWTPGNPVGDGTPNVSALCAGTYFCQVTDAVGCITFTSITITEPQPLTATSTITNVSCGGNSDGSITVNPSGGTGPYSYSWAPGGQPTQTISGLTAGTYTITITDANSCTLIQNITVTEPAILTSSSSFTNVLCNGACNGTGTITPVGGTSPYVYSWSSGQGTATALNLCPGTYTVDVTDANGCTTTQQVTITEPTPLVTSVSSTDATCNAVCDGTATVSASGGTPGYTYSWSPGGGTTPSVNNLCAGAYSIITSDLNGCTSVQSVTILQPTAIVLSASSGPLSCFGNCNGVASVNASGGTPGYTYSWAPGGQTTSTATALCSGTYTVTVTDIAGCVQTGNTTVTQPPQLLANVSSTPTTCGNNCDGTASANPVGGTTPYSYLWAPGGQTTATITSQCAGTYTVTVRDANGCQDIQQVTIANSSNITVTVANAPATCNACDGTMSVTPVGGTAPYTYSWSGGLPPQPNQTNLCAGIYTVTVTDANGCSSSFTLTLNNSGGPTGETVVTTPTSCSYSCDGTANVTPIGGTIPYTYLWNPGGQTVNSLSNMCGGNYFLQVTDANGCIRFSPVTITTPPAIVPNPFVANASCTGICDGSISLAPTGGTGAYTYLWSPGGQITSNISALCVGNYSCVITDANGCTDTSASVVNPWNTLTAAITSSNPGCNTSCNGTATVNITSGTAPFTFQWSDPIAQTTQTATGLCAGTYSVIVNDAGGCSNTLTVTLVAPSAITINPSITPTTCGQCNGSVTLNASGGTSPYTYLWSNGAPTSTVNSLCSGVYNVTVTDATGCSVTFTITVTSSGGPTITSSSLNNASCNGVCDGSLSVNVNGGIPPYTYLWLPGGQTTTSINNLCAGVYIFQARDSAGCTVTQTFAINEPSAIVLNQLIDNTLCGVCSGAITLTPSGGTGPYTYAWLPGGQTTSSINLLCAGIYTVTVTDANGCAQTLPMPVSNSNSGMVLTTTATDVSCNGSCNGVGVVVAAGGTGPYTYNWSNASVNDTASALCPGNYIVQATDASGCVASGSVTITQPTQLAGSIPFVQDELCAGACNGTITAIPSGGTMPYTYTWSNAQTTQTANSLCAGTYTVTIADANGCIITQTDTIISPIVIVMGSPVVVDASCTNTADGSITTTVSGGTLPYLFAWTGPNGYTANTLNISGLLPGSYTLVVTDANGCSNGDTVLVNALTPVVAGAGNDTTFCQNGNITLNATTSAGATYQWFQLPGNTSVGNTQSVTVIPPSGTTNYMLVVTNGACSDTDFVAVTSNPAPNANAGPDVEIITGMTTTLGGNPTGPNGTTFIWSPTTDLGNSTSSNPVASPQTTTTYVVYVTDANGCIGSDTVVVTVVPEINFPNGFTPNNDGINDVWVIDNIQLFPHCRVEVYNRWGELLFGSDGYNIPWDGKYKGQDLPVGTYYYIIKLNDPMFPQVYTGPITIMR, translated from the coding sequence TTGAAACAACATCTACTTGTTTTAGTTTTTTTCTTTTCATTGCCGCTGAGCATTTTTGCCGGCAATAAATATTGGGTGGGCGGAAGCGGGCGCTGGAACGATCCTAATCACTGGTCAATTGTTGCGAATGGAAAACCGGGAACAGGTATTCCATCCTCGACTGATAATGTTATTCTGGGAACTGATCTGTCTTCCGCAACCGATTCCGTTTTTATTGATGATCATGTTTTTGCTTTGGATTTTTCTGTGAATGATCTCCCGGGTGCTGCAAAAATTATTCTTTGTGGCAATGGAGAAATTCACATTGGCGGAAATATTTCCATTGGAATAATTTTCAATGATCGGTTCAGCGGTAAATGGATCCTGCAGGACGAATTCGGTGGAATGCGTGATAACAGCACCGCATTAATTAAAACGAATGGACAGGTTTTTACGGGAGAATTTATTTTCAATGCGGATAAAAAAATTGAGAGTACTTATTCTGTTTCCGATAAACTTTACGTAAACAATTCGATCACGATCAATGTAAATGCCGAACTTCTTGTAGGAGAAAATTCAACAGTAGTTTCAAAACAGATCATTTCCGCAGGGTCACTCATCAACCAGGGCGGGCGTGTACTCGCCTCCAATGATGATCCTGCTGCACAGCGAAATTCTAATCCACAGAATCCGCAAACACATACGGTAACCACAGTTGTTACTCCTAATCTGTGCAACGGCCAATGCAATGCAACGGCGACTGCTGTGGTATCAGGCGGATCAGGAACGTTCACTTATCTCTGGAGTAATTCTCAAACAACACAAACCGCAACCGGACTCTGCGCTGGAACTTATCTTGTTGTGGTAACTGACGTAGTGTTTGGCGACCAGGTTCCTGCATTTGCTATTGTTACCGATCCACCTCCAATTGTAATTTTCTTTTCTTCTGTTGCCCCTTTATGCAGCGGACAATGTAATGGTTCTATTACTGCAAGTGCTGCAGGTGGAACGGGCGCTTTCAGTTATTTGTGGGCACCCGGTGGACAAACTACAGCTACGATCAACGGACAATGTGCAGGTGGTTATACAATAACCGTCACCGATGCGAATGGTTGTACTCTAACACAAACCTTTAATCTTACACAACCCAATCCGCTCGTTGCGAACGGAACCAGTGCCAATGTCAATTGCTTCGCAGCATGTAATGGAACAGCTTCTGTTGCACCAACAGGCGGCACTGCTCCTTATACTTATTCCTGGTCGCCGGGCGGACAAACAACGCCTGCAGTGTCTGGTTTGTGTCCCGGTACTTATACATGCACAATTACTGACGCGCATAATTGTACTACTACTTATGTTGCAACAATAACACAACCGCCTGCACTCACCGTTACTATGAGTCATACCAATGCAAGTTGTTTTGGTGTGTGCGACGGAACTGCAACAGGAACGGTTTCCGGTGGAACAAGTCCGTATGTTTATTCTTGGCTTCCGGGATTACAGGTCACGCCTACTATCAATGGACAATGTGCAGGAACATATACATTGAATGTTACTGATGCAAATGGTTGTACCGTGCAGGGAACAGTTACTATTACACAACCCGCGCAACTTTTTGTTGCACCAACCGGTGTGAATATTACCTGCTTCAACGCGTGCAACGGAACTGCTGCTGCGAATGCTTCGGGCGGAACATCTCCTTACACATACAATTGGTCTCCATCAGGCGGAACCGGCCCAACGGCTTCCAATTTATGTCCCGGAACTTATACTGTGAATGTTACTGATGCGAACGGATGTACAGCGAGCGGACAGGTCACCATTAACCAACCCACACAACTTCTTTCAAATGCAACGGGAATAAATATTACATGCTTCGGTGCATGCAACGGTTCGGCAACTTCAAATCCTTCGGGAGGAACTTCACCGTACACTTATAACTGGATGCCCGGAAGTTTAAATACGCAAACAATTTTTGGTCTTTGTCCGGGATCTTACACATTGACAGTAACGGATGCGAACAATTGTACAGCGAATGCAACCATCACAATTACTCAACCGAACCAATTATTTGCCGGAGCTTCACACACCAATGTTTCCTGCAACGCAGCGTGTGACGGAACTGCCACAGCAACGCCATCGGGTGGTGTTTCACCTTATTCTTACAATTGGCAACCAGGAAATTTTTCTACTTCTACCATCAGCGGACTTTGTCCCGGAACATATACTCTTACAGTTACAGATGCGAATGGTTGTACTGCAACACAAAACGTAACCATCACACAACCGAATCCGCTTTCTGTTACGATCAATTCAACGCAAATCACCTGTAACAGTAATTGCAATGGAACAGCAGCTGCAGTTGTTGCCGGAGGTTCACCAACGTTCACGTATTTGTGGTCCCCGGGCGGACAAACAACTTCTTCCATCAGTGCATTATGTGTGGGAACATATACGGTTGATGTTACTGATGCGAATGGTTGTACCACGAGTGCACAGGTTACGCTCAATCAACCTTCCGCTCTTATTCTCACTCCGGCTTTTTCCAATGCAAGTTGTAGTGGAAATTGTAATGGAAGTGCAAGTGTAACTCCATCGGGCGGAACTTCACCGTATACTTATTTATGGTCGCCGGGCGCACAAACAACTTCTTCCATCAATAATCTCTGCGCAGGAACTTATACCTGCAATGTCACTGATGCAGCTGGTTGTACAGGACAGGATATTATTACAATAACGGAACCGAATGCTCTGCTTGCGAATGTTACTTCAATAAATGTTTCGTGCAATGGCGGATGCAATGGATCTGCTACTGCTAATCCAAATGGAGGAACTGGGCCTTACACTTATTTATGGATGCCTGGAGGGCAAACTACAAATAACGTAAGCGGACTTTGCGCAGGAAATTATACAGTTACCATTACAGATGTGAATGGATGCACAGTGAATCAGCAGGTGAATATTACACAACCACCTCCGCTTCTTGCAGTAGTAACTTCAACAACTTCGAGTTGTAATATCTGTAATGGAACAGCAACTGTTTCTCCGAGTGGAGGAACCGCTCCGTTCGCTTACTTCTGGACTCCGGCCGGAGGAACAAATCCAACAGCAACAAATCTTTGCATCGGGAATTACACCGTTACAGTTACTGATGCTGGCGGTTGTACTGCAACAGCAATAGCAGTTATTACACCAGTTGTGAATATTGCAGTTACCACTTCCGGTTCTAATCTCACTTGTTTCGGATCGTGCAATGGAACTGCAAGTGCGAATGCTTCCGGTGGAACAGGCCCTTATTCTTATAATTGGTCGCCTATCGGGCAGAATACACAAACTGTTTCCGCATTGTGCGCGGGTAGTTACACAGTAACTGCAACAGATGCCAACGGATGTTTCAATACAGATACCATCACATTCTTAGATCCTCCGCTGCTTACTGCGACCACGACAAACACGAATGCATCCTGTAATGCAGTTTGCGATGCAACTGCAACTGCAACACCTTCCGGCGGAACCGGTGGTTATTCTTATTCCTGGATGCCCGGCGGACAAACTACTCAAACAGCAACGAATCTCTGTGCAGGATCATACACGCTCACCGTGACGGATGCCAATGGTTGTACTGTAACACAAACCATCACTGTTACCGAACCTTCATTGATCGTAGCAAATCAAACAGTAACCAATGCAAACTGTACCTTATGTGACGGAAGTATTACAGCAAATCCATCAGGAGGATTCGGCCCGTATACTTATTCATGGGCGCCGGGCGCACAAACCACGCAAACTATTTCTTCACTCTGCCCCGGAATTTATACGCTCACAATTACAGATGCAACAGGATGTTCTGTGAATACGCAGATCGCAGTGAGCAACATCGCCGGCCCGACTGTGACTGCTACATCTACCAATGCAAGTTGTAACGCCGTGTGTGATGGAACAGGAACAGCAACTGTAACAGCTGGTGTTTCTCCTTATACTTATGACTGGACACCGGGCAATCCTGTTGGAGACGGAACGCCGAATGTTTCTGCATTATGTGCCGGCACTTATTTCTGCCAGGTGACCGATGCGGTGGGTTGCATAACTTTTACCAGCATCACCATTACAGAACCTCAGCCACTCACTGCAACATCTACGATCACCAATGTTTCTTGTGGCGGAAATTCTGACGGAAGTATTACTGTAAATCCATCCGGCGGAACGGGCCCCTATTCTTATTCATGGGCTCCGGGCGGGCAACCTACTCAAACAATTTCAGGATTAACTGCGGGAACTTATACGATCACCATTACAGATGCGAATAGTTGTACACTCATTCAGAATATTACGGTAACTGAACCGGCAATTCTTACTTCAAGTTCTTCATTCACGAATGTGCTTTGTAACGGAGCTTGCAACGGAACAGGAACAATTACTCCTGTAGGAGGAACCTCTCCTTATGTTTACAGTTGGTCGTCAGGACAGGGAACAGCCACTGCATTGAATCTTTGCCCGGGAACTTACACTGTTGATGTTACCGATGCGAATGGTTGTACTACAACACAACAGGTGACCATTACCGAACCTACGCCGCTTGTAACGTCTGTTTCTTCTACTGATGCAACCTGCAATGCGGTTTGTGATGGAACTGCTACAGTTAGTGCAAGCGGCGGAACACCGGGATATACTTATTCGTGGTCGCCCGGCGGAGGAACGACTCCTTCTGTAAATAATCTTTGTGCCGGCGCATATTCGATCATCACTTCAGATCTCAATGGCTGTACTTCGGTACAATCGGTCACGATCCTGCAACCAACTGCGATCGTACTTTCGGCAAGCAGCGGACCTTTGAGTTGTTTTGGAAATTGCAATGGTGTTGCAAGTGTGAACGCTTCTGGTGGAACTCCGGGTTACACTTACAGCTGGGCACCGGGTGGGCAAACAACTTCTACCGCAACTGCACTCTGTTCCGGAACATACACAGTAACAGTAACTGATATTGCTGGTTGTGTTCAAACCGGGAATACTACAGTCACTCAACCACCACAACTTCTTGCGAATGTTTCTTCAACACCAACTACGTGTGGAAATAATTGTGATGGAACTGCAAGTGCAAATCCTGTGGGAGGAACAACACCGTATTCGTATCTCTGGGCACCGGGCGGACAAACCACTGCAACCATCACCAGTCAGTGTGCCGGAACTTATACTGTAACAGTTCGTGATGCGAATGGTTGCCAGGATATTCAGCAGGTAACAATCGCTAATTCTTCCAACATCACAGTTACCGTTGCAAATGCACCGGCAACTTGCAATGCCTGTGATGGAACAATGTCGGTGACACCAGTTGGTGGAACTGCGCCTTATACTTACAGTTGGTCTGGCGGATTACCTCCGCAACCGAATCAAACAAATCTTTGCGCAGGAATTTATACAGTGACGGTAACGGATGCCAACGGATGTTCATCTTCATTCACACTCACGCTGAATAATTCCGGAGGGCCAACTGGTGAAACGGTTGTTACAACTCCAACTTCCTGCTCTTATTCCTGCGATGGAACAGCGAACGTTACTCCGATCGGCGGAACAATTCCTTATACTTATCTCTGGAATCCCGGTGGGCAAACCGTGAATTCACTTTCGAATATGTGCGGCGGAAATTATTTTCTGCAGGTTACTGATGCAAATGGATGTATTCGTTTCTCTCCGGTCACGATCACTACTCCTCCTGCAATTGTTCCGAATCCATTTGTTGCTAATGCGTCTTGCACCGGAATTTGTGACGGATCAATTTCTCTTGCACCAACAGGGGGAACCGGCGCGTACACTTATCTGTGGTCGCCCGGCGGACAAATTACTTCGAACATCAGCGCGCTTTGTGTTGGAAATTATAGTTGCGTGATCACCGATGCAAATGGTTGTACGGATACTTCGGCTTCTGTGGTCAATCCGTGGAATACATTAACCGCAGCTATTACTTCATCAAATCCGGGTTGCAATACTTCCTGCAATGGAACAGCAACAGTGAACATCACTTCCGGTACAGCGCCATTCACTTTCCAATGGAGCGATCCGATTGCGCAAACAACACAAACAGCAACGGGATTATGTGCGGGAACTTATTCGGTGATCGTCAATGATGCCGGAGGTTGTTCCAATACTTTGACTGTAACACTTGTTGCACCTTCAGCGATCACGATCAATCCTTCTATCACTCCGACTACATGCGGACAATGCAACGGAAGTGTAACGCTCAATGCAAGCGGTGGAACAAGTCCTTATACTTATTTGTGGAGCAATGGAGCGCCAACTTCAACGGTGAATAGTCTTTGCTCCGGAGTTTACAATGTAACGGTGACCGACGCAACAGGATGTTCTGTTACATTCACCATTACAGTTACCAGCAGCGGCGGGCCAACGATTACCAGTTCTTCACTCAACAATGCTTCCTGTAACGGAGTTTGTGACGGATCACTGAGTGTGAATGTGAATGGAGGAATTCCGCCTTACACTTATCTCTGGTTGCCAGGCGGACAAACTACGACGAGTATCAATAATCTCTGCGCGGGCGTGTACATCTTCCAGGCGCGCGATTCTGCAGGTTGTACTGTAACACAAACCTTCGCCATCAACGAACCTTCTGCTATTGTTCTGAACCAGCTGATTGATAATACACTTTGCGGAGTTTGTTCGGGCGCTATCACGCTCACGCCTTCGGGTGGAACAGGCCCGTACACCTACGCGTGGCTGCCCGGTGGACAAACTACCAGCAGCATCAATTTACTCTGTGCAGGAATTTATACCGTTACCGTCACCGATGCGAATGGTTGTGCTCAAACACTACCCATGCCTGTGAGCAACAGCAATAGCGGAATGGTTCTCACGACAACAGCTACTGATGTTTCCTGCAACGGAAGCTGCAATGGCGTAGGCGTTGTTGTAGCTGCCGGCGGAACGGGACCTTATACTTACAACTGGAGTAATGCCAGCGTGAATGATACGGCAAGTGCATTGTGTCCCGGAAATTATATTGTGCAGGCAACGGATGCATCCGGTTGTGTTGCATCCGGATCTGTAACGATCACGCAACCTACACAACTAGCCGGATCGATCCCGTTCGTGCAGGATGAATTATGCGCGGGTGCATGCAATGGAACGATCACTGCAATTCCTTCCGGTGGTACTATGCCTTACACATATACCTGGAGCAATGCCCAGACCACTCAAACTGCGAATAGTCTTTGCGCCGGAACCTACACGGTCACGATCGCCGATGCCAATGGTTGTATTATAACACAAACTGATACGATCATATCGCCGATAGTCATTGTGATGGGAAGCCCGGTTGTTGTTGATGCGAGTTGTACGAATACAGCTGATGGATCTATTACTACCACTGTGAGCGGCGGAACATTGCCTTACCTGTTTGCATGGACCGGCCCGAACGGTTACACAGCGAATACACTGAACATTTCCGGTTTATTGCCCGGCTCCTACACACTCGTGGTCACCGACGCGAATGGTTGCAGTAATGGAGATACGGTTCTTGTGAATGCACTCACTCCCGTAGTGGCAGGTGCAGGCAACGATACTACATTCTGCCAGAACGGAAATATTACGCTCAATGCGACAACTTCTGCCGGTGCAACATATCAATGGTTCCAATTGCCGGGAAATACCAGTGTTGGTAATACACAATCGGTAACAGTGATCCCGCCTTCTGGAACAACCAACTATATGCTCGTTGTTACCAATGGCGCGTGCAGCGATACGGATTTTGTTGCAGTTACTTCCAATCCGGCGCCGAATGCAAATGCAGGACCAGACGTGGAGATCATTACCGGAATGACAACAACACTCGGAGGAAATCCAACCGGCCCTAACGGAACTACATTCATCTGGTCGCCGACAACAGATCTTGGAAATTCTACTTCATCGAATCCTGTTGCTTCTCCGCAAACAACAACAACTTATGTTGTTTATGTTACTGATGCGAACGGATGTATCGGCAGCGATACGGTCGTCGTGACGGTAGTGCCGGAGATCAATTTTCCCAATGGATTTACGCCGAATAACGATGGAATAAACGACGTGTGGGTGATCGATAATATTCAATTGTTCCCGCATTGCCGCGTAGAAGTTTATAACCGCTGGGGTGAATTACTTTTCGGTTCCGACGGATATAATATTCCGTGGGATGGAAAATACAAAGGACAGGATCTTCCTGTCGGAACTTATTATTACATCATCAAACTGAATGATCCGATGTTCCCGCAGGTTTACACAGGGCCAATTACCATCATGCGATGA